A genomic region of Runella rosea contains the following coding sequences:
- a CDS encoding TolB family protein yields MRINHLFTAFLLISLQTFAQSGEEKHLKNVKQLTFGGDNAEAYFSFNDQYVSFQSNNPKWGLQCDQIFYLDVNKGLTNPDERPAFISTGKGRTTCSYFMPGDKHILFASTHVGNDSCPPPAKAYLNKYLWAIYDTYDIFVSDLKGKIVKQLTTEKGYDAEATISPKGDKIVFTSTRDGDLDLYTMDIDGKNVKRITHQLGYDGGAFFSPDGKKLVFRASRPKTEEEIAEYKKLLSLGLVAPTDMEIYTCNVDGTDLRQITTLGKANWAPYFTPKGDKIIFSSNHHSQRGYDFQLYVINLDGTGLERVTNNSIFNAFPMFSHDGKKLIFSSNRNNAPGSRDTNLYIADWVD; encoded by the coding sequence ATGAGAATCAATCATTTATTCACTGCTTTTTTGCTTATATCTTTACAAACTTTCGCGCAGTCGGGGGAAGAGAAACACCTCAAAAACGTAAAACAACTCACTTTTGGGGGCGACAACGCCGAGGCTTATTTCAGTTTCAACGACCAATACGTCAGCTTTCAGTCCAACAACCCCAAATGGGGCTTGCAGTGCGACCAGATTTTTTATTTGGACGTCAACAAAGGCTTAACTAATCCCGACGAACGCCCGGCATTCATCAGCACGGGCAAGGGACGCACCACTTGCTCGTATTTCATGCCAGGCGACAAACACATTCTTTTTGCCAGTACGCACGTCGGCAACGATTCTTGCCCACCTCCCGCCAAAGCCTACCTCAACAAATATTTGTGGGCCATTTATGACACATACGACATTTTCGTATCTGACCTTAAAGGGAAGATTGTAAAGCAATTGACCACCGAAAAGGGCTACGATGCCGAAGCCACGATTTCACCCAAGGGCGACAAAATCGTGTTTACTTCCACCCGCGACGGCGACCTTGACCTGTACACCATGGACATTGATGGTAAAAATGTGAAACGTATCACCCATCAATTGGGCTACGACGGTGGGGCTTTTTTCTCTCCCGATGGCAAAAAACTGGTCTTTCGCGCCTCGCGCCCCAAAACCGAAGAGGAAATAGCCGAATATAAAAAATTGCTCTCGTTGGGCTTGGTTGCCCCCACTGACATGGAAATTTATACCTGCAACGTTGACGGTACCGATTTACGTCAAATCACTACGTTGGGCAAAGCCAACTGGGCACCATATTTTACGCCCAAGGGCGACAAGATTATATTTTCGTCAAATCACCACTCACAGCGTGGGTATGATTTTCAATTATACGTCATTAATCTTGACGGAACAGGGTTGGAACGAGTGACCAACAACAGCATTTTCAACGCTTTCCCGATGTTTTCACACGATGGTAAAAAGCTCATTTTCAGCTCTAACCGCAACAACGCCCCTGGCTCTCGCGATACAAATTTGTACATTGCCGATTGGGTTGACTAG
- a CDS encoding helix-turn-helix domain-containing protein, which translates to MAIIINLDIVMAKRKMSLNELALRVGITNVNLSILKTGKAKGVRFDTLEAICNALDCQPGDILEYIPEVPKNIP; encoded by the coding sequence ATGGCCATCATTATAAACTTGGACATCGTAATGGCTAAACGTAAGATGTCGCTCAATGAGTTGGCTCTCCGTGTAGGAATCACCAACGTCAACCTGTCGATACTCAAAACGGGCAAAGCCAAAGGTGTGCGTTTTGATACGTTAGAAGCGATTTGCAACGCCCTAGACTGTCAACCAGGCGATATTCTAGAATATATACCCGAAGTCCCAAAAAACATCCCATAA
- a CDS encoding YqjF family protein, translating to MLTSFLTAEWRKLAMVNYTVSPDLLQPFVPKHTELDLFEGQCFVSLIGFLFDKVSLLGVPIPFHTTFEEVNLRFYVKHRTKDGQWKRGVTFVKEIVPKYAVSWVANVVYNEPYVTLPMRHEWQTANEQLRVSYEWKQKEWNRLELLADATSVPLTAGSLEEFITEHYWGYTKYNNFTTYEYGVEHPRWEVYPVKTHNVDVNFEAVYGPNFGFLSHQSPHSALLAEGSAIVVKSAQKL from the coding sequence ATGCTCACATCGTTTCTCACTGCCGAATGGCGCAAATTGGCGATGGTCAATTATACCGTCTCCCCCGATTTGCTGCAACCTTTCGTACCTAAACATACCGAACTTGATTTGTTTGAAGGCCAATGTTTTGTGAGTTTGATTGGCTTTTTATTCGATAAAGTGAGCCTTTTGGGCGTTCCGATACCCTTTCATACCACCTTTGAGGAAGTCAATTTGCGGTTTTACGTCAAACACCGCACTAAAGATGGCCAATGGAAACGGGGCGTTACGTTTGTGAAGGAAATTGTCCCAAAATACGCCGTCAGTTGGGTAGCCAACGTGGTATATAATGAGCCTTATGTCACTCTGCCCATGCGTCACGAATGGCAAACAGCCAATGAGCAACTAAGGGTAAGTTACGAATGGAAACAAAAGGAATGGAATCGTCTGGAACTTCTCGCCGACGCTACGTCCGTTCCGCTAACGGCAGGAAGTTTGGAAGAATTTATCACCGAGCATTATTGGGGATACACAAAATATAACAACTTCACCACGTACGAGTACGGCGTTGAGCATCCGCGTTGGGAAGTATATCCCGTCAAAACGCATAATGTCGATGTGAATTTTGAGGCAGTGTACGGGCCCAACTTTGGGTTTCTCTCCCATCAATCTCCCCACTCGGCGCTGTTGGCCGAAGGCTCAGCCATTGTAGTTAAGTCAGCCCAAAAACTGTAA
- a CDS encoding TlpA family protein disulfide reductase gives MKPLLIFLFILFSIKIQAQNVFIRGKIMNPVSQTVEIMIFPYAQKSIFETLLLNEKNEFEFKTTLTDIAYVTLTFDKNRPISQGGRLQWYILEPNDTISMTFDAKYFWKTMRYTGNAAPKFEYYKEDLITTNLQKDWETTAKTKLTKSKTDFYQYLVEIERLKLKLLEKYKSKVTTQFYTICKADIKSDISTKTVRAVYQEAQKRKIDVTPELIPAAFRAALTSMAPPQDSITAKSMGYPFTLMYLFMLNHPTQGVEFGDRNAYLKANKSKFHPAFAETLSSELLEEEIAYKGSNEEVVKQVIAFEKEYPNSRFLARIKNRLIEKEAFLPGKPAFAFTLPDTAGRNVQLADFKGKIVYLDFWASWCGPCLAEMKPSLKIKEHFKGHDEIVFLYISTDKNEADWKKAIAKHQITGLHVRDNQNVSKAFGVSGIPSTFIIDRYGNFQTIQPPKPTQNNGNDLIKVLESALTK, from the coding sequence ATGAAGCCACTTTTGATATTCCTCTTTATTCTATTCTCTATTAAGATTCAAGCCCAAAACGTGTTCATTAGGGGCAAAATAATGAATCCAGTTTCGCAGACCGTTGAAATTATGATTTTCCCTTATGCACAAAAAAGTATTTTTGAGACGCTTCTTCTTAATGAAAAAAATGAATTTGAATTCAAAACGACATTAACAGACATTGCTTATGTAACGCTGACGTTTGACAAAAACCGCCCCATTAGCCAAGGTGGTCGATTACAATGGTATATTTTGGAGCCCAATGACACCATTTCAATGACGTTTGATGCCAAATATTTTTGGAAAACCATGCGTTATACGGGCAATGCCGCGCCCAAGTTTGAGTACTACAAAGAAGATTTGATAACCACAAATCTGCAAAAAGACTGGGAAACTACTGCTAAAACAAAACTTACAAAATCAAAGACTGACTTTTACCAATATCTGGTTGAAATAGAAAGATTAAAACTCAAACTCTTAGAAAAGTACAAATCAAAAGTTACAACTCAATTTTATACCATTTGTAAAGCCGATATAAAATCAGATATTTCCACAAAAACAGTGCGAGCGGTATATCAGGAAGCCCAAAAACGGAAGATTGACGTTACCCCAGAACTTATACCAGCCGCGTTTCGGGCAGCTTTGACCAGCATGGCACCGCCGCAAGATAGTATAACGGCAAAGTCGATGGGGTATCCATTTACATTAATGTATCTTTTCATGCTTAATCACCCTACCCAAGGTGTTGAATTTGGAGACCGTAACGCCTATTTAAAAGCCAACAAATCGAAGTTTCATCCCGCTTTTGCCGAAACATTGAGCAGCGAACTCTTAGAGGAGGAGATTGCATACAAAGGCAGCAATGAAGAAGTCGTAAAACAGGTTATTGCATTTGAAAAGGAGTACCCCAACAGTCGTTTTTTAGCCCGAATCAAAAATCGACTTATTGAAAAAGAAGCATTTCTGCCAGGAAAACCTGCGTTTGCATTTACACTCCCCGATACCGCAGGGCGAAATGTGCAATTGGCTGATTTTAAGGGAAAAATCGTATATCTTGATTTTTGGGCCAGTTGGTGTGGACCTTGCCTTGCCGAGATGAAACCTTCTTTAAAAATCAAGGAACATTTTAAAGGTCACGACGAAATCGTGTTCCTGTATATTTCAACGGATAAAAACGAAGCCGACTGGAAAAAAGCCATTGCAAAACATCAAATAACGGGCCTACACGTAAGAGATAATCAGAATGTATCGAAAGCCTTTGGAGTCAGTGGCATTCCCTCAACTTTCATTATTGACCGCTACGGGAATTTTCAGACCATCCAGCCACCTAAACCCACCCAAAACAATGGCAACGACTTAATAAAAGTCTTAGAATCAGCATTGACAAAGTAA
- the pgi gene encoding glucose-6-phosphate isomerase, whose translation MLQAIPFDQTAAYRKLKTHHKSISKKHLKELFAEDPNRFKKFSIRLGDIVIDYSKNRINGRTLAYLCDLARECQLSEAIEKMFTGDKINATEKRSVLHVALRNRSNTPVFVDGKDVMPDVNEVLEKMKGFSEKVRGGEWKGFSGKKITDLVNIGIGGSDLGPVMVTEALKSYGKKGLNVHYVSNVDGTHIAETLSGLNPETTLFMIASKTFTTQETMANAHSARRWFLETAKESAHVAKHFVAISTNRTEVEKFGIDPENMFGFWDWVGGRYSLWSAIGLSIACYIGFQNFEQLLAGAHDMDNHFRSARFEKNIPVVLALLGIWYNNFFDADTQAILPYDQYLHRFAAYFQQGDMESNGKNVTRGGEKVNYQTGPIIWGEPGTNGQHAFYQLIHQGTKLIPADFIAPALSHNPIGEHHKMLLSNFFAQTEALMNGKTYEEAAEELRNAGKSEEEIAFLAPFKVFEGNRPTNSILAKKITPRVLGSLIAMYEHKIFVQGVIWNIFSFDQWGVELGKQLANKIYPELQNDWPIDAHDSSTNGLINQYKRWR comes from the coding sequence ATGTTACAAGCCATTCCTTTTGACCAAACGGCTGCCTATCGCAAGCTCAAAACTCACCACAAGAGCATCAGCAAGAAGCATTTAAAAGAACTTTTTGCCGAAGACCCCAACCGCTTTAAAAAGTTCTCTATTCGTTTGGGCGACATCGTTATTGACTACTCTAAAAATCGAATCAATGGGCGGACGTTGGCCTATTTGTGCGATTTGGCGCGGGAATGCCAATTGAGCGAAGCCATTGAGAAGATGTTTACGGGCGATAAAATCAACGCGACCGAAAAGCGCTCAGTGCTGCACGTTGCTCTCCGAAATCGTTCCAATACCCCCGTATTCGTGGATGGCAAAGACGTAATGCCCGATGTGAACGAAGTGTTGGAAAAAATGAAGGGTTTTTCGGAAAAAGTACGCGGTGGCGAATGGAAGGGTTTTTCGGGAAAAAAAATCACTGATTTAGTCAATATCGGCATCGGTGGCTCTGATTTGGGGCCCGTAATGGTGACGGAAGCGCTAAAATCGTACGGCAAAAAAGGACTAAATGTGCATTATGTTTCTAATGTTGACGGAACACACATTGCCGAAACACTTTCGGGCTTAAATCCCGAAACAACGCTGTTTATGATTGCTTCCAAGACATTTACCACGCAGGAAACCATGGCAAATGCACACTCGGCACGCCGTTGGTTTTTGGAGACGGCCAAGGAAAGTGCTCATGTAGCAAAACACTTCGTGGCCATTTCAACCAACCGCACAGAAGTGGAGAAGTTTGGCATTGACCCCGAAAATATGTTTGGTTTTTGGGATTGGGTCGGCGGACGTTATTCATTGTGGTCGGCCATAGGGTTGTCTATTGCTTGTTATATCGGTTTCCAAAATTTCGAACAGCTTCTGGCGGGTGCTCACGATATGGACAATCATTTTCGTTCGGCTCGTTTTGAAAAAAATATCCCAGTTGTGTTGGCTTTGTTAGGGATTTGGTACAACAATTTCTTTGATGCCGATACTCAGGCGATTTTGCCCTACGACCAATATTTGCACCGTTTTGCGGCCTATTTCCAACAGGGAGATATGGAGTCAAATGGTAAAAATGTGACTCGGGGTGGGGAGAAAGTAAATTATCAGACTGGGCCCATCATTTGGGGAGAACCAGGTACCAACGGACAACATGCTTTCTATCAATTGATTCACCAAGGAACCAAGCTGATTCCTGCCGATTTTATTGCGCCAGCGTTGAGTCACAACCCTATCGGTGAGCACCACAAAATGTTGCTTTCCAACTTCTTTGCCCAAACCGAAGCCCTGATGAACGGCAAGACCTACGAAGAAGCCGCCGAAGAACTTCGCAACGCGGGAAAATCAGAAGAAGAAATTGCGTTTTTGGCTCCTTTCAAAGTCTTTGAAGGAAACCGTCCTACCAATTCAATCTTGGCTAAGAAAATTACCCCGCGTGTATTGGGAAGCCTGATTGCGATGTATGAGCATAAGATATTTGTGCAGGGGGTTATCTGGAATATCTTCAGTTTTGACCAATGGGGGGTAGAACTGGGCAAACAACTTGCCAACAAAATTTATCCAGAACTCCAAAATGATTGGCCCATCGATGCCCACGATAGCAGCACTAATGGCTTAATAAACCAGTATAAACGCTGGAGATAG
- a CDS encoding VOC family protein — translation MKTSKAVLKNVWPYQKDAMNLPVGNLETAIPYYETLMGFKVVSRHDHPFKAATLARDTIQIGLAENGGDPTQDGCFFEVDDVEAIFEELRANGYEKEEADFQIQKYGVSYKVFFVVAPDGLCYCFGQKIDL, via the coding sequence ATGAAAACTTCAAAAGCAGTACTCAAAAATGTGTGGCCCTACCAAAAGGATGCCATGAATCTGCCAGTTGGAAATTTAGAAACGGCTATCCCCTATTACGAAACCCTTATGGGATTTAAGGTTGTATCACGACATGACCACCCCTTTAAGGCAGCAACGCTGGCAAGAGATACCATCCAAATCGGCCTTGCCGAAAATGGAGGTGACCCTACGCAGGACGGCTGTTTTTTTGAAGTAGACGACGTCGAAGCTATTTTTGAAGAGTTGAGGGCCAACGGCTATGAAAAAGAAGAAGCTGATTTTCAAATTCAGAAATATGGCGTCAGCTACAAAGTCTTTTTTGTGGTTGCGCCCGACGGATTATGTTACTGTTTCGGCCAAAAAATCGACCTATAA